The genomic interval AGCCgtttcatttctaaaaatacctttctataaatataaatccaaTCATTAAACTTCTATCGCTCCCCCTCTTCCATCTGCATTGGTCTCCTCTGTAACCTTTATAAGGTGCCCAGGCCCCCTGGGGAATCTTTTAGCCTGAACACCCTGCAGAGGAAGAGACAGAGGTAAGCCACATCtacacaaacatttcagtgtatttCAGTTACAAGACCCATccacttgtttgttttattctaacAGGACACCATCAGTTCCAGCTGAGATGCcactgcacaaaaacacacaaacaataaaatattacaacctGTATCTGTCTCTTCTCATTCAACACACCCTGTTAAGTGTTTTCATCCAAGTAATGAAGACCTTCATTACACCTTGAGAAACAGATTTTTGCCCTCTGCCACATGGCTGCCAAATCGCTCCGACCCTTGAAAGCATTTCACACACAGGTTTAAAGTGGCATCTGCCAATCACTTTACCTTCAAACCTGTCTGTGGAAATTAGATTAGATTCACGTTTTAGTGTGAACAaacaagcacacaaaaaaaatctaaaaatataatacaaGCCTCACACGACTATCAAGAAGGGCTACTGCCAACagggcattttttttaaaaacattacactgCAATCATAAAAGGTTAATTAGAGGTATCAAAGTAAACATAGACTTCAAGGTTCCTTAAGGAACATCTGACTGTATTCTGTAGTTTCTGATCAAGTTAAATAGTTGAAAATGTCATTTGGTGATAATATCAATTATATCAACACTtgggtttcaaaataaaattatatttcatcataaaacgtttatttatttgttattgctagtttgtgttgttttttttatttaagacaaaaaggAATGGCTTCTAAATAAATGGCATTCTCTGGTATTATTGAGGCTTACACATGAAGCAACACATGAAGTATGTCTCTTTAATTCCAATGTGTGCAAATCGACCTCAGTTCAACTATGTTGTTATGAtgttcattttctgaaatgttatttttacaagaTGGAAATGCACGCTTTTCTGAAGGTTTTGTCTCGAATACTGTTCTCTAATATCCTGGATGTAATCAAGatgtttttggtaaatgtgaaaCAGGCTTTAAGTTATTTcaatagtgatttttttttttatcttggatTTGTGTACAgcctatttcttatttttaaatagtgaACATTGAACTTAACTGAGGCAAGTCAGCGGTGCTTAGAGAAGTCTTGATTCAGATGGTTGGGTAATAATCAGACCTGGGTGTTGCTGGTagaatcttttttatttatataattacattttttattgattttctgaaCATAAtgtcacataaaacacaaacagtaaccaaaaccaaaaaaaaagccGATGCACCACCACACCCTGAAATTGCTGgcaaatgtttaacttttcaaGAAAGagatgtttttaataaagtagTTTTCATCAATtgattcatgatttaacaagaggGTGTTGGTTACAATTTCACTGATGGCCAGGTTATTTTTGAACACTGTTACCTccttaaacaataaaatgagaatttgaaaactgcttttgtattttcttgGGTCCTCTTAAATTGATGTCATtctagttgttgttgttgttgttgttgttgtttttaatcgtcagtttgaacatttgaaacaaaaaaaagcaaaaacaagaaggaaaattCTCCTTCACAACAGGATGTTATTCCTCTGTTCTATAGTTATATTTTGATCCTCTTCAAATACATTTGCAGCATTTATGTCTTGTAAAGAACAAtcatttttttcaccaatatgAAAAGTGAAAACAGCATACATTAATTATTGGACATCTTCAACAttataattaagaaaaatattttgtggcaGGTCatcttttgtgattttgtatCTCTACTAagtatttgaattttaaaaatatccatcTTAGTATTCAAGAATTTTCCCAAGAATGTTTGTAGAAATattacttctgtttttaaacttaCTTCCACCCATAACATATTAGTTTTCAAACTTATGCTAAATTACTAACACTGGGATGATTAAAGATAAAACCATATATGGCAGAACCAATTCCCAATAATATCTTGCACTCTCATTACATACAAAAGtcttcaaaattaaaaagaaatatgaaaactatGTTGATTTAAACATCCATAAAAAGATAACAGAAATAACTGCAAGAAAAGCAAagcataaaacaataaaaccataaaatcattttttaaaaaggatagtaaaacacaataaaaaagaaagggtGAGTCAGAATAAAAGTACTAAAATCTTGCCAAACAGATTGACAGATAAACATTCTTTCCATCTCTTTACATAAACGTGACCAACGCAACGTGCTACGTCATCGTGCAGCGTGGTGATGTAGTTAACACGCTGTGGTCCACCGCCAAATTCAAATTGTAAGGGAAAAAAGGGGGAGAAagggagcagctgcagcagaggacCGACGATTATCACAAGTATCTGTTCGGGGTGAGTTATTTACGCtgtgaaaatactttttcccttcatctgactttttaaaaactgcctCTAGTCGTAGCATGTCGAGTTATTATCACTGTCTGCGTTTTCCCAAAAAAACGGGGTTGCTTTATAAAATGAAGATCACGAACAAACCCCTCACTGTTAATGCatctgtgttatttttaagcTTGACGCGCGGTTGCTAAGGAATGTGaaaagtttgtaacttttaacgTAAAGCAGGGCGTAAAATCTCAGTTATTCTTTGTTCTGGGTGTGTTTGGAAAGCAGTTTCTGTCGACTGGAGTTTAACAGGGCAGGGCAGTCTGCAcggcaacacacacacacacacacacacattgtttCAGACACATTGtctgcaacaacaaaagaaagtgAGGCTCACTAACATGATTATCGCTGCTTGATTGTGAAGGTTGTTACGGGTcattttttcaccttttgaatattttttcacactTCTTGGCAGTTTCTCTTTGaaagttcctttaaaaaaataaaacatttgtcgATAAAATGGTCTAAAAAGTGTtctgctctgtgtttgttttactttttgtttacttgttAGTGCTGCATTCGCCTGTTTTCCCTCTCCCACTAATTTGGGTTTCTGGAAAATATTCTCGGTGTGAAAAACGTATCTGAATTGTTTAACCACCCAAATTAAGATTGGCTAAATCTTGATTGCCTGATCAAGCCTTTCCTAACAATTAGTGACATTTGGTTTAAGTACATGCTGTTTGTTGATGCATTCATGGACTGAAGATGGTTGGAATTAGTTTCCTGCatgtcatgaaaataaataaaaatgattggaatcttttctcttttttttttaggattagACCTACCAATCAATAaccacagacacaaaaaaaatcatggatGGGTTCGGAAGAGCTGTGGTTGGAGTCTGGCGGGCGCACACAGTCCTGGATGAATCTGATGGAGCAGAGAGCTCCCCAGAAGTTCCTGATCGTTTCCGTAAGATGCCCTCTTCATCCTCCCTCGGCTCCCTGCGGATGTCCTTGCGGAAGCGGCTGCCGCTCCGGTCGGTCCAGGCAAACTCTCTCCCGGAAACATCAGCCACAGAAATCCAGAAGCAGCAGCCCAAACCCAGCACGGCCCGCAAGCTCTCCCGCAGCGCCAGGAACTCCATCAGCGAAATGTGCCAGGTGAGTGTTCGCATCGCAGCTTGCCCTCTGTGTATGTTATGCATGAAGTTAAGTGGCTTCGTTTAATTGCCTCAGAGGTTTCAAAGGACCAGAGAGTTTTCACGCGAGGAGTGCTTAGTGGCCACCCCGGGTCGAGACGCAGAAATTGCAGGTGCGTCATCTTGCACTCCGCGGCGTACTCCTCGCCGAGCTGCAACACCCAGGCGGACCCCTAGATCTGCTGCCAAACCCGGCCGCACGCCGGGATCTAGAGAACGAAAGACCCCTGAAGCGTCTGTACGTGGGGTGAGAACGGGGAGAGGCAGGAGGCAGCTGGTCCGAATGGCTGCGCTGCGAAGTCCCTTTTCTTCCCCAAACACAGAGAACCAGAGAATGTGAGTTACATAGTTGACCTTTGgggatttcttttttgatgCTTCATTACTTAGTCCtgattttaaatccttttttggGGTACTTTTGtcgctttttttattttattttattttttttagaaaatttgacAAAGATTTGGAGTCTGTTTCCAGTGGAATCAGAAGGCTCAAACATCTGTCCAAGGCTTTTGACGACATAATCCGAAGAGAGGACAGGTAAAGTTATGTTTTTCCTAAAtgggtgtttttatttagttttgtttctcttggcaagtcatttttttatgaTATAGTAATGAACATTTGATAAAGAGAGTATCCTCTTGTAGCTGTCTGAGAAGTGTCAAAGGGTTGTTGAGGCGGGTCCGGAATCCAGTGCAGATTGTGAGTCTCCAGGTTTCCTCCCCTTCACCCGTCCTCTCAACATTCTTCCCGCCTCAGTTTGAAACAGTGCCTCTGTTTCTGGTATTCGGATAAGTGGGGGTGGTGGGCGTGGGAAATTGGAGCCagatgaaatgacaaaaatgtgggtgccttttttttctattcttttcttgtgcatcacttcctgtgttgacATTCAAAATCCAAAAGCCCTGCCAGAACCGTAAACAATCAGACACTGTTAAAGGCGGAGACACATGAACAGTGAGCTTGTGTGATATCTGTTCAGGATACAAGCCGCTATGGGTGATCCTCACtgtaaaatgcatatttagAAGTGTATTTCTCTACAGGGAGCTCACACATCCCCTGATTGTGGAGTAGGACCCAAGGTAACTCAACTCCTGGAAAGATGTTTAACCGAACCTGAACACTGTTACTAATTTCAGCATGAAAATGCATGACGGCGCCCCCCCTCCTCATGGCTATCTGTGTGGCTTCACAAACTAAGCCTTGAAAATCTAACATTCTAACAGTTTGTCATCTAATGAATAACTTTCAGTTCAAGCaaggaatgtttttcttttgtcactttgCAGTTATGCTAAAGAGAGCTTGGAGGGACTTGATATTTTAAAACTCCTGATGGAAAGCTGTGATATTAAAAATCTGTCATGTCAAGTGTCACAGATATTGTTGCATGTACAAATAATTTAtgatttccttttgtttttgttttaaactttttttatttatttttcttatggcAGGATATTGTTTTTGAAACTTATTTCTGACTGTCCAGTCCCACGTGGTTTATATAAATTCTTCATAGCCATGAATGCCATATTCATTTTGGGTGAATTAATCATCTTTATtcagaataatgtttttatagTAGATTTTCTCCAAACGGggtcaacattttttatgttttcctatGTTCATCCATGCCCcctaatatttttctaaatgtaatttAGCAAGTTTTGTCTTGACaagatctcttttttttctttttttttgtgtgtacaGCTTGAAATAAACTTCTGGTATATTTCAGGCTTGATATTTGACTGCTCTTCTTGGCAGAACTGTAGAGCTCATGTAAATCAGTTAAATTCCGACATTCATATTTATAATGATGCCTGTATTGATTAAACAGGTtatagatggatagatatatTAATTAAATACTGTAAGTCCTGTTTTTTGACAGACCTGGTTCAAGCAACTGTCCTGGAGGGGCGATGATGAGAAAGTTGGACCCCAGTGGGAAACTCAGTCGGTCCAACCTCGCGCGCCGCGCATCAAATCTCTCAAACACACTGGGAGGATGGGCCAACACAGCTGTGAACACTATCCGGAAACCAAACTGAAGCACACAGAGCCTTCAGTAGCCATGTTTTAAAGGTGTTATTGTGGCGTCACTGTTACATGTACTGAGAAACTTTCCTATAGCTGCTTGATTTTTGTCTTCTATGTGTGTTTAGCATTATTTGTGAGTCTTGTGTTTACATGTCTCAGGTTAGCTCTGTAGGGTGAACATCCTCATAGCTACCAAAGGGATTGTGATgtttaaacaatatattttagttACATATCCTAACTAGTATAAAGAAATGCTGCACTATACTCAGATTGTAGCTGTAAAACTAACACTAAGTGTTCTGAGAGAGTACAGGTGGTTTGTCTTTACTATATGTGTATGTAGAAATcctaatgtttttatattccttttaataaaccaaaatgttatatttttcgTTTTTTATACATGTGTAACGGgaccttttttttatatatagccTGGGTAATATTTAAATGGGAACTTTCTAGCAGAGGTTGTTGCTTGCAATGGTCTGTGAATGATTCATGCTCCAATACAGTACACATAAATCATCAGATAATGTGATGGGGGGAGAGTTAAAGGCTCATTACCAGATGATGGCAGTGATGATGATGTTATGAAGAAAAATCCAGTGAGTTATTAGTGTAGTGACAGCttcaaatgaagcaaaacactttttttttttttttcttcgctGTGCTTCCTTTTTCTGAATTAATGGGGAAGAAGGGAGAATCTGTGCCTAACTGTGAAAATGAATTGGACAATAAAAACTGCAAGTCAACAATATAAGTCtcttttttgtataaatataaatgcatttgAAACGACATGTTGGGTAACCTAAAACTGTTGTAAATTATTTCCGTGTTACTGGTATCATTAGAGCTAAatctttagttaatttttttattgttttctaaattaatagATTCAAACATTTTGCGTAAGAACAAAGGGGCTcgtttttatttgacagaatgAAAGGCTTTCAATTTGAtagtcatttattttgtcaCGCCGCTAATGCAGATGCTTTCTAGAAATCCTGAGTCGATATCTTGATAAAAGCAGTTTGTCGTAATCATGGCAGCAAGTTTTTCCAATAACGTATCAGCTCTGTACATCctaaaactgaaatttatcCCCAATTTTGGTAGAACAGTTCCAAGTCAGTCAGAATAGATGTAAAATGTCTTTCCAGTCAGATGAAATCTGGAAGGACATTTTCAGTTGCATGTAGATATGaacatgtgtgtttttaatataaacaatagaatagaatagaagtactttattcatcccagcagggaaattacttcgcagttacagcatagagacaagacacaattaacaactaccactgagtagtagttgtagataaaataaaatataaaatgctatgaattgtaaaaatataaaatgctgttaatataaaaagcaactcagagcagtccttgcaaagattcaaaaaaatgcagatatgtatatttaaatatacagtacagaccaaaagtttatACTGCTTTTCTGATAGATTGACCGTGTCTACAGCCCTGTTTCTGAGTTTCTTTCGTAACAGTTCTGTCAGATACTGAGTTATTAGCATGTCCTATGagaacagtcttcagtcagaggcctcttcagatttgttgctagactgactgctaccagagaTCCTTCCTCCCCACAGTGTCCACACCTATTTGAAGATACTGGCTATGAGGTATattgacatttaattttccctTGGGATACATACAAATATTTTCGAAATTGAATTGAACTGTAGAAAATATTATAGCACTATTTTGCCACACggtaaaatgcattttatgagaAAAGGCACCATCAGTGGTTAAAAGCTGAGCATTTTTCATAGTAAAGACTATACTTCCCCCATGTGGTGTATCCTGGTCATATCATCTGAAAGAAGAACCACTCGGTTTGTCCCTTGTTGGTTCCCGTTAGGTTCGGATTGCACCTCCTCTGTCTCTCCGGCTTTGTACCCAAAGCTGAACACACGCCGCGGATAGCTTCTCCAGGACACCGGGGCTGCATAGCGTCGAAGAATGGCTCTCCACGTCCCCAAGCCCCCTGGCTTTGCCCAGATGTTAAAGGATGGCGCAAAGGTCAGAAGAAATCGGCATGTAGATTTCTTGGAGTACTTTAAAGAGGGCA from Xiphophorus maculatus strain JP 163 A chromosome 11, X_maculatus-5.0-male, whole genome shotgun sequence carries:
- the LOC106699823 gene encoding uncharacterized protein LOC106699823 isoform X2; the encoded protein is MDGFGRAVVGVWRAHTVLDESDGAESSPEVPDRFRKMPSSSSLGSLRMSLRKRLPLRSVQANSLPETSATEIQKQQPKPSTARKLSRSARNSISEMCQRFQRTREFSREECLVATPGRDAEIAGASSCTPRRTPRRAATPRRTPRSAAKPGRTPGSRERKTPEASVRGVRTGRGRRQLVRMAALRSPFSSPNTENQRIKFDKDLESVSSGIRRLKHLSKAFDDIIRREDRELTHPLIVE
- the LOC106699823 gene encoding uncharacterized protein LOC106699823 isoform X1, translating into MDGFGRAVVGVWRAHTVLDESDGAESSPEVPDRFRKMPSSSSLGSLRMSLRKRLPLRSVQANSLPETSATEIQKQQPKPSTARKLSRSARNSISEMCQRFQRTREFSREECLVATPGRDAEIAGASSCTPRRTPRRAATPRRTPRSAAKPGRTPGSRERKTPEASVRGVRTGRGRRQLVRMAALRSPFSSPNTENQRIKFDKDLESVSSGIRRLKHLSKAFDDIIRREDRPGSSNCPGGAMMRKLDPSGKLSRSNLARRASNLSNTLGGWANTAVNTIRKPN